In Gadus chalcogrammus isolate NIFS_2021 chromosome 13, NIFS_Gcha_1.0, whole genome shotgun sequence, the genomic stretch ACTAATGTAAATCATCAGGATGCATTTTCAGGAGTGCCTTGTGGAAATTCACATgttgattttgatttattaACTTGGTACAGCTGGTATTTGTCTTTGAAAGAAAATGACTTGCGGTTAGATATCTTAGTTATGCATAGCTTTAGTTATGCGTTTAGTAATCTTCTGGAGGGAGCTGATGGGAAGAATCATGACAAAACATGGCTCACATCCTAGGGGATGTATCAGGGAACTTCTAACCTAATGTGTAGAAAAAAGGTCAAATGTTGTCAATAATAACCAAAGGCCAGCATTTGTCCTGCTTTGTAGCTCATAAAGTGAAAGGCCAAACTAAGAAAGTTAACGTGTTTTTCTCGGCCCAGGGTAGCTGGAATTTAAGATGTTTGGCCATCAGTTGAATGATGCCTTGCGGTTTGTGTGGGGAAGTCCTGTGTTTTCTGCTGTTACACTTCAACAGGTAGAGTGATAGTAGAAAACTGGTAGATAACAGTATACTACAGAGAACAGTTCCTTAACAGGTTGTTAACAGTGGACAAGATACACAAGAGAAAAGTAGCTTAACAGGTTTAATAGGGAGGTTGAAATATAACTAGTTACACTTAACGGGTAGTTTTACAGGGGACAAGTTACATGGAGAACTGTACCTTAACATCCATAACGTAGGACTAATTACACAGAACAGTACCTTAACGGGTAGTTGACTAATTAACCAGTACCTTAACGGGTAGTTGACTAATTAACCAGAGAACAGAACCTTAACAGGTAGTTAACACTGAACTAGTTACACAGAGGACAGTACCGTTGAACTTTGTAACTTTGTAAccgttcttctgacaaatgtaattattgtaagtcaccttggataaaagcgtcaaatGTACTGAATGTATATGTAAATGGTGCTTCTGGCAGTATTGGTTTCTCAAGTACAATTTGAGAGGGAGATGCATGCAACTCAAAACCACGGCCTTGCATCGTTCTCCTCTGTGCCAGTTtccacagcaacacaacaataatgatgataataaaaacaataacatcattatgaataataatgatTGTAATCATAAATTATACATTGATAACACAATTTATTGATGGCCATATTTGGGCAGTTAATGCGTGTATTCACTGCATAAGTCTTTGATAGGGATGGCTAATCCATGATTGACAGGTGAAACCCGGTTAAAGGCTTTTATTAATTCATAAGCTTATTCTAGAAACGACCTGCTGCACATAAATCCAATACACATTGATGCATCccacaagaaaaaaaacataaactgaAAATACATTTGCCCTTTAAACCCATCACACATGCAGACCGGGAACAAATCAGAAGATATTTcgatatcttttcaattgtacATCGTACAACTTTATTCACAAGAAAGATAATTGGAACACATACATTGTTCGGTAACCAACCAAAGAATCACCCTCCCCAAAAAGGCTCTAAAACGGCGTTGACTTACTTTCCAGATGTAGGGTCCTTTAGCCCGTCCTCAGCCTTCCGTCTGCGTCCTGTCTCTGCTCGGGATGTCCCAGCGAACCCCCCTTTTTGTACGGTGATTAAAAGGCGGTTAAATGCGCTCGGTAAAAAACCCATTTATCTCAAGGCGCGGTAGGTTGGTTCTCCTTACTTCCTGTCCTCACCACACGTATCATTTGGCAGTTGCTATACGACAGGGATTACAACCCGCACACCCTACACCCCCTGTGAGGTCCATTAAAGTATTTCCACGTTTTGTGGAGATGTATACTCTTGTCTCTAGGTGTTAAAAGACTACCGGCAAAGCATCACCTTACTCCACTCCATACAAGTACATTTGATTCTAACGACTATTCTTCAACCATTTCCAACAACAGTTAAATCGAGTGGAACATGACATCATCTCTGATGATGGAGAAGCACCATCTCTAATCGTTCGAGGTGTCTGGGTGGCCTTCTCTGGGCGCGCGATGCTCGATTCTTTGCGGTAACACGATCACGCTAGCAATGACTTTATTGGCCTGTGAAGATCAACATGAGACGTTTTATTTGGTAAAACAATCCCTGGTTGATAATACAAGGCCAGGGGTTTGAAATACGGGCTCAGCCTCAAATCCATGCAGACATTCTGCCATGAATGACACTCCAAAGCGAATCAGTCATTTCAGTGAGTCGGTCACTGGTGTGTTTGATAGGACTTGTATAGAGTAAGAGTTGCATATTGTGAGTTCAGCCTTGGTCCCCATTCAATGAAAGCTTTGTGGCTTATTATGGTGGGCTTTGGGCGTCATGGCATGCCCTGAAAGTTTGAATAGGGGCCATGCTGCTCTCGTAAATGCCCTCGAAGCTGTTGCATTAAAGTGAGGAGAGCAAAGGGGGCACGCCATGAGCAAAAACATCaacatgacctttgacccgagACGCAATATACAGGAGGCAGACGTTTTATGGAACGTTAACACCCAAGGGAATTATTCCAATATACTCAGCGCTGCCTCTACCTCGTGTCAATCATCATGGTCAGACAGAGGGCTTTTCAGGGCGATCCGAAGACACGTCCAGAAGACACCTGTCCAGATAGCTTAGCGGCGGTCATCTGGGTTGACTGGGTTCGTTCACtttatttaactttattttatacGTTAAATGTGTATTCCTTTTCATTAAATGCATTGAGATTATCCGTGTGGAACGTGGGTGCATTGGAAACATGTATTCTTCTGGTTCTGTTGCATAAGATGAAACATGGACTGATTCTATATTTGCCGCCCACCATCTCCTCATAGACttagacatttattttttatcggtGGAGCTTGAATAGATATATTTGGAAAACCAATGAAATGTACACTTGGCTCACAAGGTTTGGGGATTTGGTGCGTGCCTGGTAACGCGAGCTTCGTAATGAACGCTGGCCGATGCTGGAAAGGCACTGAGTCAAGACCTAGCTATGGTCCGGTCACACAAAAACAATGCAGCACATCCAGATCTGAAATGTCACGCGCTAACTAAGGATGAGTAATGCTAAATGACTGAAGGCGTGAAAGAAACACAGCGGGAAAATTAGATGTCAATTTGTTGATTTATTGCAGTTCCCAAGGCTTTAAACAAACCAATTTTTCTGAGTATTAAACACAATCGAGAACAGTTAACGTACGTTTTGGTGCATATCTATGAAACAATTAAAGTTTTGAATTCATTCAGACGTATTGGTTTATATTACATTGAACAGTAAGTAAGCAGCAGGGGAAAGTCGATGGTTGGGTTCACAGGTACCTCATAAGACAAACACTACTGCACAGTATATGACAACATGAGCAATAACTTAATAATCTGCCACCCCCAGGTTCAGTCGACGGTTCATTCTGTGAAGAAAAAAGCACAGGGAAAAATAAGGTTGATGAATATAAATTGCATACATATACAATTCAGATCCGTATgaaattacatttatatttagggcattaagcagacgctttaatttttacttaaaattacaaagtacatttgtcagaagaaggagaaacgatACATCGCTGTCGGAAGTTAGAACAGTAAGGATGTACATAGAACTGAGTGccgagcactaacaatcgctaggttaacccattccccgtatactaCACAAATAGCTTGGATAAGATgctgctacacaatgctaagcactattttgaagtgcaaggacgtacaacattaAAGCCAAACCTTTAACCACCAGTTTGGTGGTGCACTGAGCGTGGCCGAGGGGGTTTTCTGCCACGATCTTATACTCCCCTCCGTCCTGGGACCCCACCCGCAGGATGTACAGGGAGCACACGCCGAACGCGTTGGTGATGTAGTAGTGGTCGTCCGAGTTGATGCACACGTTGTCGAGGAACCAGGCGACGGAGGGCGCGGGGCAGCCCCGCACGGCGCACGTCATGTAGAGCTGGTAGCCCTTCGGCGGGCAGTGGACCTTCAGGGGGACCAGGATGGACGGAGGCCTCTCGAAGTTCACCTCCATGGAGCCGCAGCCGTTGGGCGCCAGGGGAACTGAAaggagcggggaggaggagacatggatcACTTATTGAGGTTGTGCATCCTGCAACTGAATGTACACACtagttgtatgttgtacgtcctggcacataATGAATGCActaattgtatgttgtacgcccttgcatttaaaaatagtacttggcatCGTGTAGCGTTTTATCCGATAGCTATATTTGCTGTATATGGGGAATtgattaacctagcgattgttagtgctctgcacatggttctatgaacctccttactgtaccgacagcggcatattgtttctccttcttctgacaaatgtgcttattgtaagtcgctttggataaaagcatctgataaatgccctaaatggaaATGTAGAGAAACTTGAAGCTAGGGCTGCTCCCTCGAAGCTCACCCCGTTCCACCTCCCGTAATGGAAATATCTTCAGCCTCTGCCTCAGATCACATTTTGTTATCTCACCAATTTAGATGCATTTTGTTGAACTGTACTGGCTCTGATGTAACATTTATGTACttccaaaaacaaaaataatacactAACCTTGCCGCCCTCCTTTTCTGATTCCTCATAGCAACTCTGCTCTTCGTTCAGCGTTTTTTCTAAAAACTAGTTTGCAGCGGCTCCAATCTTGATTATGTGCTTTGATCGTTCTCTGCATAACTTAACCCTAACATCTAAAGTTaaaatcaaatatttatttgaatgttttgCTGTGTTGAATGGGTCGGCTATGcggaggaggtagagcgggctgACTTATAACCGGAAGGttggttgctagttcaatccccagcttcTCCTTGCTGTGGGTGTCGAGTCGTCCCTGAGCAAAACACctgaccctaactgctcccgacgagctggttgTCTCCTTGCATGGtggacaccgccgtcggtgtgtgaatgtgtgtatgagctgtcgctttgcataaaagcatctgctaaattccctaaatgtaagaaaacaaaaatgtaaatgtgttgtgCTTTAGGTTCAAtctaatacccccccccctgtttcaGCGAACCCCAAAAACAAACACCAACCCTCACCTCTGTCTCCGTTCACGCCCCACGTTGGCGAATCCGACGGGTCCGACAGGCCCATGTCGTTCTTGGCAAAGACCCGGAAGTGGTACTCTCTCCCGGGCTGAATGTTGACGGCGGTGTACGTGTGGCTGAAGAGGCGGTCCGCTATGTTCTTCCACACCCTGGTGCCGGACTCGTGCTCTGCCACCACGTAGTACAGCCGGTCGTCCAGCTCCTCGTCAGGGGACGGGCTCCAGGAGAGGAGCACCCGGCCCTGGACGGTCTGCTCGATGGCCACCGGCCCCGGGCTCTTGGGCTGGTCTGGGTGAGACGGATAATGAGGGAGATATCGAGCGCTTTcttgattgattgattcattCCTGGGCGTGAAGGTCGGGTCTGAACATTGATTTAGTTGACTACTACTTCTGCTCACCGTAGTGTGTTCAGTTATTTATTCTATGGGTGAGTTTGAGGCGAAGAGTGGCCTGTCATCTTTAATCTTAAATGTATTTGATGCTTCTTCCTTTCATGCAAAGGCAGGCCATTATTTCCGATTGTATGCGTTTGACTATTTCTCTTTCGACGATAACAACCTTGTGTGTACACCTGATCTACTTCTATAACCGGTATCTTTTATGAAGTCAAATTCCAACTTTCCTGTTTTCCattcttaaaggttgggtatggaattctaaTTTTTGgccaatttttgcaaaattacttgaaatccttatcataacccacttacagccactgagttagaagtactgacatgaaaattaaacaagtcaatcatctgtggaacgggcagggctcgaaaaactcccgccaatgatttccagacccaccgagtggcattggacagtaagtacgtcatcaaacggtcgtactgcactccccctcccctgcgcgaccccttcgtgcacgtactcaaagctcgtgacccagagcaagcttctgtttgttgttatcctgcggtagctactggagctagctaactagctaatggctcgctctcggcgcatctgtgttcgctcgtgcatgattgcgcgtccatgtacttggaatgggtggagtcagcgttgaaggagagggggtaggaccatttgagttgtgtgttttcaaaatctgctggtgtttcgcaaatcccatacccaaccttaaAATAGGGACCGCAGCCTTCAGACTTAGTGAAGGGCTCCCTTGTGGGCTCCAGATATCTACCAAATATCAAAATTTCCTCTGCTTGGGTCACGCAAAGCAATCCTGGGGtagatgtgtgtttctgtccttACCTGTGACTCTGACCTCCACGTCAAACATAGCATCCCCCACTGAGTTCTTGGCTATGATGGTATAGATGGCTGAGTCGCTGCGTTTCGACGAGGGAATCACCAGCGTGGACGTTCCTTCGGTGTTGACGACGTTAACCCAGGGAGAAATCTTCTCGTTGTCCCTCAACCAGGTGATCTCCGGAGGAGGTTCACCCTGTAGAATAGAAAcggaaggagatggagaataTGAGACTAGAAATTCAAACACACGAGTAAAGTTGTTTCTCGTTCTTCAGACAAacatacttattgtaagtcgcttcgtATAAAAAGCGTTGATTTATTAGAATAACATGTGCAGCCTTATCCTAACTCCCCTTTTTTGTAGTTTAAAGCAAAGTTAAAATCGAAACTTGTTATCGGTAAAACCTTTGAATATCATTTCAGTAGAAGTATTCCATACCATACCTCGTAATTGACTTTCACTCGCACAGAATTCCCGGCTCGGACCACGATGAAGTCCTCGGGGTCTTTAAAGCGAGGCCTCACTAGATAAATCCAAATCCAAACAAACAACCTTTTAAAACAAAACGTCAACCGGTGGGGAATCGTTGGCGTTTATTCAGGCTGATGCCTTCCAGCCCACTTGAACGCTGGTGTGAACTTACTATTGGGATTCTTGGCACACACCATCGCAGAAGGGGGGCTCGGATCTCCGGCCCCGGACTCATTAATGGCTGCCACTCTGAACTCGTACTCGGCCCCCTCCGTGACATCCTTAACCGCGTAGCTAAGAGCTGACCACGGAGGGCATGGTtggggaagaaaaaaagataaatatacTTTACACAAccgcaagaaaaaaaaacaatcttcCTAGAGCtgtcttttaaaaaatgtaagctAAACTGAACCAAAATAGTTCATCAGTTTTTCAGCCAATGGACTCGGAGGTAGCCAAGCCCTTCGGCCGACGAACCTTCGATAGGCTCGTTAAGGGGGTTCAGGACGACCCACGAGTGCGTGTCCTTCTTGCGTTTCTCCAGCTGGTAGCCGATGATTGGCACCCCCCGGTCGTTCTCCGGGGGCGTCCAGGTCAGGGTGATGCAGGTCTTGGAGGCACTGACCACGgtgggggcccccgggggccctgATAAGACTGGAGGAGCGATGGGATAATGATCATGAAAATTAGACTGATTTCAATATTCCAGCTCTGGATTATGCATGCGAGTATGTAgtggtaaaaaaagaaaaaaggcatTCAGCCCGATGTAGTATccaatgtttttttagttttggaGCCAGGACATGAATACGTCTTAGGCATGTCCGTAGACAGCTATGAGGTTTGGACCTCGGTAACCTTTCTAGAGCTAGAAATATAATTAGAAACTGAATACAACTGTACACGAAATCAGTGGTTGAGTACACTCAACCACTcaaccccccgccctccccccctccccccaaacaaAACTAAACCCCCAAACCTGAAGCCTCAATTCCTTCTGGACCGACCGCAGGGTTCCAGCCGGTTAACTCCATGAAGATTCCTAACCAGTCGTCGCCGTCTCCACCTGTGTCTACTCACTCAGCACGCCGGCCATGATGCTGTCTGTGGTCTCCAGGGCGTCGCTCTGCCCCTGAGGGTTCTGGGCGAAGATCCTGTAGTTGTATCTCTTGCCGTGGACCACGTTGCGGTCCCGGTAGGCCGTCTTGTCGGCGGAGACGTCCCCTTGCACGGCCCACAGGCCCTGGCCCGCCTGCTGCCGCTCGATGATGTAGTTGGTGACGGCCGAGCCGCCGTCGTCGGTGGGCGGCTTCCAGGCGATCTCGATCAGAGACGAAGTGGTCTCCACCAGTTCCACCGGGCCGTCCGGGGGGCCGGGCCGGTCTGTGGGGAGGAGAACGCCGTGTTTATGATCCTGATAGGTTAAACATGAGTGCAATGCAAATGGTGCCTAGACTCTGCGTAGCCTCCCGCCTTATCCCCCCCACAACCCTCTTACGtacttgttgtatgttgtacgtccttgcacaaATAGCcctttgtgtagcatcttatcctggctatcttgttgtatacagggaatgggttaacctagcgattgttagtacttggcacttggttctatggacatccttactgtaccaacagcgatatgttgttgtttctctttgtcctgacaaatggacttattgtaagtcgctttgggtacAATTTTCTGCTAAATCTTCATGTAAAAGTGCCACGTCTCAAATTGTCTGTCGATTTACTTGGCCTCCGACGGGGCAGTACCTAAAACAATCAGGTTGGATTTGGCCTCCACGGCCCCGAAGGGGTTCTGCAGTTGGATGGTGATGCCGCTGGTGTCGCTCCTCAGGCAGTCTCTGAGCAACAGGCGGCTGTGGTTGGACTCCTTCACGATCTTGGACCCGGCTCCGTCCTTCAACTCCACGCCGTCCTTAAACCACCTAACCACCAGGCCATCCTGGGGCGGGTAGGGCATCTTGAAGGCGGCGTTCTGCCCCACGCGGATGATGACGGGCCTGGAGAACTTATGGAGATCGTCGGGGTCAAACACGGGCACGTCTGTCAGGGACACAGAGCATAGGGTGGTGACTACATCGCCAGTCGCTTGGTGTGTTTGGCGGGGATTTTAAGTGAAGCTGTACCTCCGACAGTGAGCTTTCCCTTCGTGCTGTGCTCTCCGGCGACGAAGCTGTACATCGCGGTGTCGTCGTCGCCGCACTTCAGGACTGTCAGTTTATGACAGAGTCCGTCTTGGCTGATGCGGTATCCTCTAGATTTGGCAGTCAACTTGTGCAATGAGAAAAAAGGTGAGAGTCTATTAGATGGATGTGTCAACACCAGCCAGAGGCATACCATGTGGGTGGAAAGTTCAGGTGTACCTGCTCTCCATCTTTGAACCAGGTTCCGTCACACACCGTAAGCGTGTTAACGATAAACTCTGTCTGCTTGTCACGGAGGGCATAAATATCTCCAAGTCCACTCTTTATCCCAGTCTCTACAGTAACTGTAGATAAAAGTGAAGTTAGTAAGAAGTTCATGTTTTATAACGAGCACTGTACAAATAGGGTTTTAGATTGTGATCTATTACATTGATCACAATCGTCTGGTACAATGATATTTTCTACAAAATGTTGAATCGCAAGCAAGCACAAGCATCAAGCTTACAGGTTTACACTGGAAATACATCGGAACACAAGGTCCTTCGGAGAATACATCAGACTTTTGTACTGTCCGATGTATTGGAGTTCTGTCCGATGTTCCAGGGATGACGCCACAAagccaaaagttttgttttgcgACGGTATTAAATTAGAGGTTAAAACAGCCACAaaacaagttttgatttgaggCTGTATTAAATCAGAGGTTAATAAGGGGGAAGTTATTAGCCATATTTTAATTCTAAAAGGAAAAGAGAACAattaatatgattattattatttattttttagtacTTTTAGCCCTCAGGAAATACATCGGTAAACAAGGTCTTTCGGAGATTACATCAGACTACTGTCTGATTGTATCAGACTACTGTCTGAATTCCGATTTAACTGAGTTCTATCCGATGTACCAAGCATGAAgccaaaaaatataaatgtttttgttttgtgggGGTATTAAATCAGAGGTTAATACagccacaaaacaaaaaagttaaCATTTCTTaagtattttaaagtattaAATCAGAGGTTAATAAGGGGGAAGTTATTAGCCATATTTATATTCTAAAAGCAAAAGACAACTGAattatatgattattattttttagtatTTTTGTTTGATAAACCTGGAAAAGCACAACTTTTAGTATTACAGTATTCATGTGGCTCCGTCTTACCAGCCTTACTGGTACCTGAATGAGTAATGCCTTGCTCAAGCATTTCCCCACCAGCTCGCCCGTCTGTGAATCCTACCGGTGGACAACAAGTCATGGGCCACACTGCCTTGGATATTCAACTATAAATAAATACTTAATCCATATTTGAGTCGGCCAAAGTCTAATCCAATTCCTTGAGGGTTCTCTCTACCCCTAACTGCATCAAATCCAACCGGACCCGATTCACATAGCCATTGAGaccaaataaatatttattctttttatttatttacttacttAAAATCTATTTCTACTAATAAACATTATGATACATGAAGAACTGTCTAGATGGCTGGCATGTGAAGGATTTGAAGAATGCTGTTATTGACATAATAgaaaaatgacaataaatatcAGTCAGAATGTGTTGAAATTGAAATTGTAAATCCCAtttacatcatatatatatatatatatatacgcaaaccaattttaaaggCGTTAATTTCTTCATCAcacgattaacgcaattcttttattaaaaaaagaatgatgaagattaaaatgagaacaattaatgggacaaagaaatcaagggatatttagcatagaaaaaacatttgtgattaatcgcgattaattattttaatcgcttgacagcactaatatatatatatatatatatatatatatatatatatgtatatgtgtatatatatatatatgtatatgtgtatatatatatatatgtatatgtatatatatatatgtatatgtatagatataagtatatatatatgtatatgtatatatatatatatatatatatatatatatatatatatatatatatatatatatatatatatatatatatatatatatatatatatatatatatatatatatatataaacataaactATGTAACATGAGGGCTTAACCTGTCCAACCAACAGGGCGTTGTTCACACTCCTTTGATAAGACCACCTGGCGGTACATTTCAACCCCTCATGGCCTGTTCTGTAATTGTCTAATACCATGGTCTCACAGGGTCTAATCTCATGGCCTTTTCTCACGGTTTAATACCATGTTCTAAGAGGGCCTTTTCTCATGGTCTGTTCTCACGGTCTGATACCATGGTTTCCCGGGGTCTATTCTCATGGCCTGTTCTCAGTCTGATATCATGGTCTGTTCTCAGTCTGATATCATGGTTCCACAGTATCCATTCTCCTGGTCTGTTCTCGTTGTCTGTTCTCGGTCTGATATCATGTTCTGTTCTCAGTCTGATATCATGGTCTGTTCTCAGTCTATCATGGTCTGTTCTCAGTCTGATATCATGGTCTAACAGGGTCTGTTCTCATGGTCTGTGTTCATGGTCTGATATCATGGTCTCACACTATCCATACTCATGGCTTGTTCTCATGGCCTGTCCTCATGGTCTCATAGGGTCTACCACCACAGCCTTCGCTCTTACCTGGAACAGCTTCCACAGGTGGAGGTTCGGCGGCCGCGGTGACAGCAGCCTCCACGGCCTCCTTTACCTTGGCGGCCTTTATCTCGGTGATCTCCTCCCTGACTTTGACCAGcttctcctgctgctgctgggcgaTCTGGGCCAGGTTCGCCCCCGAGCCCCCGGCCCGGGTGGTCTTCCTCTCCGCCGGCTTGCCCTTCTTCGCGTCTTTGTCAGCTGTCAAAAGAATCAAGGGTGTCGGATAGGTGCGGATCGAGAATCATCAACCACCAGTGCATCGTTACATCGTTACATCATTACGTCCATTGTGTGCGAGGCCGTAGCCAGGGTTTAGAAATCAGTGAGGTCCagaattgttgtttttctttaaatGGAGCTTATTTACTGCACTTTTGGACGAGCCGAACTCGTCCCAAAGAgccacccacaaacacaacccgAGCTATACACTACACACAAACTCTTTATCTATAATTAAATAGACACAGGGGGACTTTATTATAGTGGGGgggatattattatattttgtgtgtgcataatgtTAATGTATTCAACTCCAGATTATACTGTTATGCAGCGCCGGTTAgtttatatttctatatatatatatacatgtaaaaTTTGaagaaatgtatatatatatttgaaaaaaaaaaaaatatatatatatattttctttttagtAAATTATTACCGAGGTCCGGACCTCAATGACCTTATAGCCGGCTACGGCCATGAGGGCTATCGGTTGTATCAGTGTTTACAGGGCTAACAGTTCCTCTGTAGGAAACAGGATCATACGTACGTTCGACGAGGAGCCAGGCGTTGCAGGACTTGATGCCGGCCCAGGCGGAGTAGATGCCCTTGTCCACCACCATACAGTCCTTCACCACTAGGCGGTGGATCAGCTTGTCCTCCGACACCTCAATGTCGTACTTGTCGCCCATCTCCAGCGGCTGGTTTTTCCCGAACCACAAGATCTTGGAGAAGGGGTTGGACAGGACGGCCTCGAACACGGCGTCCTGCCGCTCGGTCGCCGTCACTTCCTGTATTTTCACCAAGAACTCGATCGGTGGGACTGTAGAGTTGAAAAATAGTTTCCGAGTCAACATTTGAATTACAATCTCAAGTGTATATGTGCAACAATATTTGTATATGATACCTAaaatatcgttagcctcatagcatatcAGTCCTATTTTTGCCAAATTATGATATCTAGCCAAACTCTACTCTCCTAACGCTGCCGATATACTGTTCCTCATTGAAtatatcccaagccaatcagagtgcttttaaCGTTACATAATCAGTCTCTGCCTCAGTCAACTATTTGACTTGGGCATTTTTTACGCTAAAGACAAGATGAACCTTCCAATGTGACTTAGCATAGCAATTATGTTATGAGACCAACGATATTGAACATCACTCATTTGTCGTTGCGACGTGTTTTGTGGACGCCCGTTTGATCCGTACTTTTAAACTCGGTGGAGAAGACGTTGACTCCCTCCACGTCGATCTGGTACAGCCCGGCGTCGTCCGGCATGAGGTCCTTGATGCTGAAGATGTACTTCTTGCCTGTCAGATTCAGAGTGTGCTTCATCTTGTCTCCCAGCTCCTTGGTGTAGGGAACCAT encodes the following:
- the igfn1.4 gene encoding immunoglobulin-like and fibronectin type III domain-containing protein 1 isoform X3, which encodes MMKKSQEAIGTATGQVGIKKKSRVPGVMITQYVETIPEGQNHPDFTRKPIALTIQEGKFAFFKAIVNGEPKPTVTWSRNNGDVSDPARYQTKYDPVTDEHTFEMVNVSPDQADTYKCFAVNEHGRAVVTVVLNVIEVGFNKNKAKPAAAPVENFSTVLKRKSKVRPKKEAVERKEGEIDPKFWELLLSANKKDYDRICAEFGITDFRWMLKKLNEMKKERKEEQAEFVKSISNLKPIEVAGDGTASLEIDLDLIEPSSRIFLYKDGQMVPYTKELGDKMKHTLNLTGKKYIFSIKDLMPDDAGLYQIDVEGVNVFSTEFKIPPIEFLVKIQEVTATERQDAVFEAVLSNPFSKILWFGKNQPLEMGDKYDIEVSEDKLIHRLVVKDCMVVDKGIYSAWAGIKSCNAWLLVEPDKDAKKGKPAERKTTRAGGSGANLAQIAQQQQEKLVKVREEITEIKAAKVKEAVEAAVTAAAEPPPVEAVPVTVETGIKSGLGDIYALRDKQTEFIVNTLTVCDGTWFKDGEQLTAKSRGYRISQDGLCHKLTVLKCGDDDTAMYSFVAGEHSTKGKLTVGDVPVFDPDDLHKFSRPVIIRVGQNAAFKMPYPPQDGLVVRWFKDGVELKDGAGSKIVKESNHSRLLLRDCLRSDTSGITIQLQNPFGAVEAKSNLIVLDRPGPPDGPVELVETTSSLIEIAWKPPTDDGGSAVTNYIIERQQAGQGLWAVQGDVSADKTAYRDRNVVHGKRYNYRIFAQNPQGQSDALETTDSIMAGVLILSGPPGAPTVVSASKTCITLTWTPPENDRGVPIIGYQLEKRKKDTHSWVVLNPLNEPIEALSYAVKDVTEGAEYEFRVAAINESGAGDPSPPSAMVCAKNPNMRPRFKDPEDFIVVRAGNSVRVKVNYEGEPPPEITWLRDNEKISPWVNVVNTEGTSTLVIPSSKRSDSAIYTIIAKNSVGDAMFDVEVRVTDQPKSPGPVAIEQTVQGRVLLSWSPSPDEELDDRLYYVVAEHESGTRVWKNIADRLFSHTYTAVNIQPGREYHFRVFAKNDMGLSDPSDSPTWGVNGDRVPLAPNGCGSMEVNFERPPSILVPLKVHCPPKGYQLYMTCAVRGCPAPSVAWFLDNVCINSDDHYYITNAFGVCSLYILRVGSQDGGEYKIVAENPLGHAQCTTKLVVKE